In a genomic window of Leifsonia xyli subsp. cynodontis DSM 46306:
- a CDS encoding thiamine-binding protein — MLVAFSVAPSGGEGPDASVHAAVAAAVTVVRESGLPNRTTSMFTELEGPDWDTVMDVVKRATEAVMPFGPRVSLVLKADIRPGYEGELDGKLERLEQAIGDTPG, encoded by the coding sequence ATGCTCGTCGCATTCTCGGTCGCCCCCAGCGGCGGCGAAGGTCCGGACGCATCCGTCCACGCTGCGGTCGCCGCCGCGGTGACGGTCGTCCGCGAGTCCGGTCTGCCGAACAGGACGACCAGCATGTTCACGGAACTCGAGGGACCGGATTGGGACACGGTAATGGACGTCGTCAAACGTGCGACCGAGGCAGTGATGCCGTTCGGGCCAAGGGTTTCGCTCGTGCTGAAGGCGGACATCCGGCCTGGATACGAGGGTGAACTCGATGGCAAGCTGGAGCGGCTCGAGCAAGCGATCGGGGACACACCGGGCTAA
- a CDS encoding glycosyltransferase 87 family protein: MGREPEPKPAAPTPETVSGGLQRAAASPFALWIAFLLVHLVLGALALDQGKGLGDVMHVYKPWAQLAAQGTQIVGVDSDWVYPFGALVPVMLPLLLGTDNYVGGWLTMVLLVNAAAFAVLTAGREPRRIVAAWWWLGFLLLLGPIAVGRLDSISAALAIVGLLWLTLNERAAVVALTAATWIKVWPAAIVAAAVVALKTRWHIVLVAVVTSLAILAVPLLFGAGWHALSFITMQTDRGIQIEAPVATFWMWQAALRLPGSFVYYDTKLITFQVAGKGTAVAGELMTPLLAVTVIVVALVGIRSLRRGTPYTRILPELALALVTAFIAFNKVGSPQYITWLAAPVVIGLVYQGRGFKTPAVLVLITAALTQVLYPFLYDGLIDPNPVMVSVLTVRNLGYFVLLGWTIAALWRKRHADEAAGDLLPAQAWPFRAVPGSRPGSALRSAR; the protein is encoded by the coding sequence ATGGGCAGGGAACCGGAGCCGAAGCCCGCAGCGCCGACCCCGGAAACCGTCTCGGGCGGGCTCCAGCGCGCCGCCGCCAGCCCGTTCGCCCTGTGGATCGCGTTCCTGCTCGTCCACCTCGTCCTCGGCGCCCTCGCCCTCGACCAGGGCAAGGGCCTCGGCGACGTCATGCATGTCTACAAGCCCTGGGCGCAGCTCGCGGCGCAGGGGACCCAGATCGTCGGCGTGGACTCCGACTGGGTGTACCCCTTCGGCGCGCTGGTGCCGGTCATGCTGCCGCTGCTGCTCGGCACCGACAATTACGTCGGCGGCTGGCTCACGATGGTGCTCCTGGTGAATGCCGCCGCCTTCGCCGTGCTCACCGCCGGGCGGGAGCCGCGCCGCATCGTGGCCGCCTGGTGGTGGCTCGGCTTCCTGCTCCTGCTCGGCCCGATCGCGGTCGGCCGGCTGGACTCGATCTCGGCCGCGCTGGCGATCGTCGGACTGCTCTGGCTGACGCTGAACGAGCGCGCGGCGGTGGTCGCGCTCACCGCGGCCACCTGGATCAAGGTGTGGCCGGCCGCGATCGTCGCCGCCGCCGTCGTCGCGCTCAAGACACGCTGGCACATCGTCCTCGTCGCGGTCGTGACCAGTCTCGCGATCCTCGCCGTCCCTCTCCTCTTCGGCGCGGGCTGGCATGCGCTCAGCTTCATCACCATGCAGACCGATCGCGGCATCCAGATCGAGGCCCCGGTCGCGACGTTCTGGATGTGGCAGGCGGCGCTGCGCCTGCCCGGCTCCTTCGTCTACTACGACACGAAGCTGATCACGTTCCAGGTCGCGGGGAAGGGGACGGCCGTCGCGGGCGAGCTGATGACCCCGCTGCTCGCGGTCACAGTGATCGTCGTCGCGCTCGTCGGCATCCGGTCGCTGCGGCGCGGGACGCCGTACACGCGCATCCTGCCCGAGCTCGCCCTCGCCCTCGTCACCGCGTTCATCGCCTTCAACAAGGTCGGGTCGCCGCAGTACATCACCTGGCTGGCCGCACCGGTCGTGATCGGGCTCGTCTACCAGGGGCGGGGGTTCAAAACCCCGGCGGTCCTCGTGCTCATCACGGCGGCGCTCACCCAGGTGCTCTATCCCTTCCTCTACGATGGGCTCATCGACCCGAACCCGGTGATGGTGAGCGTGCTGACGGTGCGCAACCTCGGCTATTTTGTCCTCCTCGGCTGGACGATCGCCGCCCTGTGGCGCAAGCGGCACGCCGACGAAGCCGCGGGCGACCTGCTGCCGGCGCAGGCGTGGCCGTTCCGCGCCGTGCCGGGTTCGCGTCCGGGCTCGGCGCTCCGGTCCGCGCGCTAG
- a CDS encoding ADP-dependent NAD(P)H-hydrate dehydratase yields MDDRGEWRERDVNDWIAVPAENDDKYSRGVLGVVTGSGRYPGAAVLGVEAAARTGVGMIRYLGAAHPAAEVLRRRPEAVTAPGRVQAWLLGSGMDAASRTPDDTRRLRDVLADGTPLVIDAGALDLVREAAGPAVVTPHARELALMLAAGDGPDAVTADGVRSAPVAWAARAAASFGVTVLLKGHTTHILTPEGTHRTVTAGTPWLATAGSGDVLGGVLGALVATHADAVRDQGHDALAALAATAAWLHGRAGVRASGGGPIAALDIAEALPAVVRGLLAAR; encoded by the coding sequence ATGGACGACCGGGGCGAGTGGCGGGAACGGGACGTGAACGACTGGATCGCCGTGCCGGCCGAGAACGACGACAAGTACTCGCGGGGTGTGCTGGGCGTGGTGACCGGCTCCGGCCGCTACCCGGGCGCCGCTGTGCTCGGCGTCGAGGCGGCGGCGCGGACCGGTGTCGGAATGATCCGCTACCTCGGGGCGGCTCATCCGGCCGCGGAGGTCCTGCGCCGCCGGCCGGAGGCCGTCACCGCGCCCGGACGCGTGCAGGCCTGGCTGCTCGGCTCCGGAATGGACGCCGCCTCCCGGACCCCGGACGACACCCGCCGCCTCCGCGACGTGCTCGCCGACGGCACGCCCCTCGTCATCGACGCCGGAGCCCTCGACCTTGTGCGGGAGGCCGCGGGGCCGGCCGTCGTCACCCCGCACGCCCGCGAACTCGCGCTCATGCTCGCCGCCGGCGACGGTCCGGACGCCGTCACGGCCGACGGTGTCCGTTCCGCCCCCGTCGCCTGGGCGGCGCGGGCGGCCGCCTCCTTCGGCGTGACGGTGCTGCTCAAAGGGCACACCACGCACATCCTCACCCCCGAGGGCACACATCGCACGGTGACGGCGGGGACGCCCTGGCTCGCGACCGCGGGCAGCGGGGACGTCCTCGGCGGTGTGCTCGGCGCCCTCGTCGCGACGCACGCCGATGCGGTGCGCGACCAGGGGCACGACGCGCTAGCGGCGCTCGCCGCGACCGCGGCCTGGCTGCACGGCCGGGCGGGCGTGCGGGCGTCCGGTGGCGGCCCGATCGCGGCGCTCGACATCGCGGAGGCCCTTCCCGCGGTCGTGCGGGGGCTGCTCGCCGCCCGCTGA
- a CDS encoding HAD family hydrolase, whose product MSIAIPGKVVVFDYGEVISITPTEADRAALVSLAGADSEGFWPAYWRRRNALDQGTLSIQQYWRGIELELGEQWADAKIHQLWLADFRSWLSIDQSTLQVLLDLKEGGTRLALLSNAGPDFGSYFRHGTLGDLFEKVFVSGELGTVKPSADIFEHVLAELGVTAAEAVFIDNKEENVRGAETVGIAGHVYTSAADLRAYLTALAA is encoded by the coding sequence ATGAGCATCGCCATCCCCGGGAAAGTCGTCGTCTTCGACTACGGCGAAGTCATCTCGATCACCCCGACGGAGGCCGACCGGGCCGCGCTCGTGTCGCTCGCCGGCGCGGATTCGGAGGGTTTCTGGCCCGCCTACTGGCGGCGGCGCAACGCACTGGACCAGGGCACGCTGAGCATCCAGCAATACTGGCGCGGGATCGAGCTCGAGCTCGGCGAGCAGTGGGCGGACGCGAAGATCCATCAGCTCTGGCTGGCCGACTTCCGGAGCTGGCTGAGCATCGACCAGAGCACGCTCCAGGTGCTGCTCGATCTGAAGGAGGGCGGCACCCGGCTCGCGCTGCTGTCGAACGCCGGCCCTGACTTCGGCTCGTATTTCCGGCACGGCACGCTCGGAGACCTGTTCGAGAAAGTGTTCGTGAGCGGCGAGCTCGGCACGGTCAAACCCAGCGCCGATATCTTCGAGCACGTCCTCGCCGAACTCGGCGTCACGGCGGCCGAGGCGGTCTTCATCGACAACAAAGAGGAGAACGTGCGCGGCGCCGAGACGGTCGGGATCGCCGGGCACGTCTACACCTCCGCCGCCGATCTGCGAGCGTATCTGACGGCCCTGGCCGCTTAG